A single Pseudodesulfovibrio aespoeensis Aspo-2 DNA region contains:
- a CDS encoding RluA family pseudouridine synthase gives MHSAQFVTVTPAESGQKLLQFLERRLDGAVPRTAIQRWIRKGQVRVDKGRSKPFDRIEAGQTVRIPPYEPGETGGGKPAAPGGPLEFVYDDDRMLVIAKPAGLAVHGGDGISDSVAGRLAAAFADADFKPTLAHRLDRDTSGLLLAARTYDALRDLNDRFAAGTIGKLYLTWVTGRWREPGTVLLEDQLEKRGAPGSEKVEPVRDGSGKEALARVACLLAGEKRSLLAVRLLTGRTHQIRVQLASRGHPVAGDGKYGPARQRTSLRLHCFALRLDGQTLTLPPPWTGGWAATPDALEAALALLGA, from the coding sequence ATGCACAGCGCACAATTCGTCACCGTCACCCCGGCGGAATCAGGCCAGAAGCTCCTCCAGTTCCTGGAGCGCAGACTCGACGGCGCAGTGCCGCGCACGGCCATCCAGCGCTGGATACGCAAGGGGCAGGTGCGCGTGGACAAGGGGCGCAGCAAGCCCTTTGACCGCATCGAGGCGGGCCAGACCGTGCGCATCCCCCCCTATGAACCGGGAGAAACGGGCGGGGGGAAACCCGCCGCCCCGGGCGGCCCCCTGGAATTCGTTTACGACGACGACCGGATGCTGGTCATCGCCAAGCCAGCCGGGCTGGCCGTGCACGGCGGCGACGGCATCAGCGACTCGGTGGCCGGGCGGCTGGCCGCCGCCTTTGCCGACGCGGACTTCAAACCCACCCTGGCCCACCGGCTGGACCGGGACACCTCCGGCCTGCTCCTGGCGGCCAGGACCTACGACGCCCTGCGCGACCTCAACGACCGGTTCGCCGCCGGAACCATCGGCAAGCTCTACCTGACCTGGGTCACGGGGCGCTGGCGCGAACCGGGCACGGTCCTGCTTGAGGATCAGCTGGAGAAGCGCGGTGCGCCGGGCAGCGAAAAAGTCGAGCCGGTCCGGGACGGATCGGGTAAGGAGGCCCTGGCGCGGGTCGCCTGCCTGCTGGCCGGGGAGAAACGCAGCCTCCTGGCCGTGCGGCTGCTCACGGGCCGCACCCACCAGATCCGCGTCCAGCTTGCCTCGCGCGGCCACCCGGTGGCGGGCGACGGCAAATACGGCCCGGCCAGGCAGCGGACATCCCTTCGACTGCACTGCTTCGCCCTGCGCCTGGACGGCCAGACCCTGACCCTGCCCCCGCCCTGGACAGGGGGGTGGGCCGCGACGCCCGACGCCCTTGAGGCGGCCCTGGCCCTGCTCGGCGCCTGA
- a CDS encoding intermembrane phospholipid transport protein YdbH family protein: MSKSLARQLLKWTLRITPWVLALALGAGWALSAWTPTYLERLIPQLARDMGLPVTEFHIRSAGLFSADIGPVELALATGDPDDGLRLESVRVTYTPASLRLGRVHRVVIRGVSLAGSHDGQTFRLPLLDLFQAAESGAKAGKTPLPVLPFDQLVIEDSILTLDTPAARLFIPFAATVTPPGAPGEPMRVTAALRVRDQDISISADLGPTLDDLTLTVAAQGLRLASLGDLLPLAVDGLLDLELTAALDLSRPESIVASASVTLRQADLACLGATLADDTLRLAAAVAEEGVAVTLAPLALTGPHPLTLHASEIIISGDMVRADFTLASAATLPEGTVIPGAFEARRENGGWTVALTMEKKDSFRAAAGGRSLRLGGLTLALRGAVSPAATETQTGVSAAMVLEARTRSCSLDGADFATGSATLRLPLAWPAPARHEQGRLTVAAIRSGARRLGSLNAALWQESLGVRFTGDFNTDLLPKLRASLAGNASLADGTASATFAVKGYPLPKGFDPGTLAPGLAGVAVAGTLDAEGAVHYNKAGLKSRLGVFVTDGSLVYGGEGQDNDGVRLDGLHLYFESPDIVDFRSDPAQVLTFERLRTADIEMTDGVIAFQVEPGGVTLVERARFAWCGGHVESRAFRVVPGRDEYDVTLHCSGLRLSELLAQLGLARARGDSTLSGELPVVWKGGQLSFHQGFLHSTPGEGGVIQVEGLDNLVAAIPEGTPERAQIELARAAMQDFEYNWVRLRADTVGRDLLMRLSVDGKPAKMLPFVYRKDFGGFVKVEGDIQGSNFQGLRLDVNFSLPLDRILLYKNVIGRIE; encoded by the coding sequence ATGTCGAAATCCCTGGCCAGACAGTTGCTCAAGTGGACCCTGCGCATCACGCCGTGGGTGTTGGCCCTGGCCCTTGGCGCGGGCTGGGCGCTTTCGGCGTGGACACCCACCTATCTTGAGCGGCTGATCCCGCAACTGGCGCGGGACATGGGTCTGCCGGTCACGGAGTTCCATATCCGCAGCGCCGGGCTCTTCTCCGCCGACATCGGCCCGGTGGAGCTGGCCCTGGCCACCGGCGATCCGGACGACGGCCTGCGGCTGGAAAGCGTCCGCGTCACCTACACACCCGCCTCCCTCAGGCTTGGCCGCGTCCACCGGGTGGTCATCCGGGGCGTGTCCCTGGCCGGCTCCCATGACGGCCAGACCTTCCGCCTGCCCCTGCTCGACCTGTTCCAGGCAGCCGAATCGGGCGCAAAGGCGGGCAAGACCCCCCTGCCCGTCCTGCCCTTTGACCAACTGGTCATCGAAGACTCCATCCTGACCCTGGACACCCCGGCTGCGCGCCTGTTCATCCCCTTTGCCGCCACCGTGACACCGCCCGGCGCCCCAGGGGAGCCGATGCGCGTCACTGCGGCCCTGCGCGTCCGTGATCAAGACATATCGATAAGCGCCGATCTGGGGCCTACTCTGGACGACCTTACCCTGACCGTCGCCGCGCAAGGACTGCGACTGGCCAGTCTGGGCGACCTGCTGCCCCTGGCCGTGGACGGCCTTCTCGACCTCGAACTGACAGCCGCTCTGGACCTCTCCCGGCCCGAGAGCATCGTGGCCTCGGCTTCGGTCACCCTGCGTCAGGCGGATCTCGCCTGCCTGGGTGCGACCCTGGCCGACGACACCCTGCGGCTTGCCGCTGCCGTGGCCGAAGAGGGGGTGGCCGTAACCCTGGCCCCCCTGGCCTTGACCGGCCCGCATCCCCTGACCCTGCATGCGTCGGAGATCATTATCTCCGGCGACATGGTGCGCGCCGACTTCACCCTGGCCTCGGCCGCGACCCTGCCGGAAGGGACCGTCATCCCCGGCGCCTTCGAGGCCAGGCGCGAAAACGGGGGCTGGACCGTGGCCCTGACCATGGAGAAGAAGGATAGCTTCCGGGCGGCAGCGGGCGGACGATCCCTGCGCCTGGGCGGACTGACCCTGGCCCTGCGCGGCGCGGTCTCGCCCGCTGCGACCGAAACGCAAACAGGCGTGAGCGCGGCCATGGTCCTGGAGGCGCGGACCCGCTCCTGCTCGCTGGATGGAGCGGATTTCGCCACCGGTTCCGCGACCCTGCGTCTGCCCCTGGCCTGGCCCGCGCCCGCGCGCCACGAGCAGGGGCGGCTGACCGTGGCCGCAATACGCTCGGGGGCGCGCCGACTCGGCTCCCTGAACGCGGCCCTGTGGCAGGAATCTCTGGGCGTTCGCTTCACCGGCGATTTCAACACTGACCTGCTGCCGAAATTGCGCGCCTCCCTGGCCGGGAATGCCTCCCTGGCGGACGGAACCGCCTCGGCGACCTTTGCGGTGAAGGGCTACCCCCTGCCCAAGGGGTTTGACCCCGGCACGCTCGCGCCCGGACTGGCCGGGGTGGCCGTAGCCGGAACGCTCGACGCCGAAGGCGCGGTCCACTACAACAAGGCCGGACTCAAGAGCCGCCTGGGCGTTTTTGTCACCGACGGCTCCCTGGTCTATGGCGGCGAGGGGCAGGATAACGACGGGGTGCGCCTGGACGGACTGCACCTCTATTTCGAGTCGCCGGACATCGTCGATTTCCGCAGCGATCCGGCCCAGGTTCTGACCTTCGAACGGCTGCGGACGGCGGACATCGAGATGACCGACGGCGTGATCGCCTTCCAGGTGGAGCCGGGCGGCGTGACCCTGGTGGAGCGCGCCCGATTCGCGTGGTGCGGCGGCCATGTGGAGAGCCGGGCCTTCCGCGTGGTGCCGGGCCGCGACGAGTATGATGTGACCCTGCACTGCTCCGGGCTGCGCCTCTCCGAGCTGCTGGCGCAGCTGGGGCTGGCCAGGGCCAGGGGCGACTCGACCCTGAGCGGCGAGCTGCCCGTGGTCTGGAAGGGCGGGCAGCTGTCATTCCATCAGGGGTTCCTGCACTCCACGCCCGGCGAGGGCGGCGTCATCCAGGTGGAGGGGCTGGACAACCTCGTGGCCGCCATCCCGGAAGGCACGCCCGAACGCGCCCAGATCGAGCTGGCTCGCGCGGCCATGCAGGATTTCGAATACAACTGGGTACGCCTGCGCGCCGACACCGTGGGTCGCGACCTGCTCATGCGCCTGTCCGTGGACGGCAAGCCAGCCAAGATGCTCCCCTTTGTCTACCGCAAGGATTTCGGCGGTTTCGTCAAGGTCGAGGGGGACATCCAAGGGTCGAATTTCCAGGGATTGCGCCTGGACGTGAATTTCAGCCTACCGTTGGACCGGATATTGCTTTATAAGAACGTCATCGGACGCATCGAATAA
- a CDS encoding YdbL family protein has product MHNKGQLITAIALIVCLLAAPALAETLKDRMLARLPAITALLADGTVGENNQGFLEFRGPEKQADVVRAENADRAEVYAAIARKTSTTPDLVGQRRADHIARQALAGTWLQDPSGLWYRK; this is encoded by the coding sequence ATGCACAATAAAGGACAGCTCATCACCGCCATAGCCCTGATTGTCTGCCTGCTGGCCGCACCGGCCCTGGCGGAAACGCTCAAGGACCGGATGCTTGCACGGCTCCCGGCCATCACCGCCCTGCTGGCCGACGGCACGGTGGGCGAGAACAACCAGGGCTTCCTCGAATTCCGGGGACCGGAAAAGCAGGCGGACGTGGTCCGGGCCGAGAACGCGGACCGGGCCGAGGTCTACGCCGCCATCGCCCGCAAGACCAGCACCACGCCCGACCTCGTGGGCCAGCGCCGGGCCGACCACATCGCCCGGCAGGCTCTGGCGGGCACCTGGCTCCAGGACCCGTCCGGCCTCTGGTACCGCAAATAG
- a CDS encoding BON domain-containing protein → MRRTASFFAILGLLAVLALSAGCTVYDVAVEERDLGDWTSDKNISYAIEREYLRDDLVKYMDFDAFSYEGHVFIVGEYESRDQIDRAVSIAKGVKGVRKVTTHLIPKRANDDCNTADNLELYTIVKQRLVTDTQVWSTNIDIKTMQCNIILLGIVGSATERDSAIAHARSVEGARSVESFLIVK, encoded by the coding sequence ATGCGGCGCACCGCTTCATTTTTTGCAATCCTCGGCCTGCTGGCCGTGCTCGCCCTTTCCGCTGGCTGCACCGTCTACGACGTGGCCGTGGAGGAGCGCGACCTCGGCGACTGGACCAGCGACAAGAACATCAGCTACGCCATCGAGCGGGAATATCTGCGGGACGATCTGGTCAAGTACATGGACTTCGACGCCTTCAGCTACGAGGGCCATGTCTTCATTGTCGGCGAATACGAGAGCCGGGACCAGATCGACCGGGCCGTGTCCATCGCCAAGGGGGTCAAGGGCGTGCGCAAGGTGACGACCCACCTCATCCCCAAACGCGCCAACGATGACTGCAACACGGCGGACAACCTGGAACTCTACACCATTGTCAAGCAGCGACTGGTGACCGACACACAGGTATGGTCCACCAACATCGACATCAAGACCATGCAGTGCAACATCATCCTGCTCGGCATCGTGGGCTCGGCCACCGAGCGCGACAGCGCCATAGCCCACGCCAGATCGGTCGAGGGCGCGCGCAGCGTGGAATCGTTCCTCATCGTCAAGTAG
- the groL gene encoding chaperonin GroEL (60 kDa chaperone family; promotes refolding of misfolded polypeptides especially under stressful conditions; forms two stacked rings of heptamers to form a barrel-shaped 14mer; ends can be capped by GroES; misfolded proteins enter the barrel where they are refolded when GroES binds), with translation MAAKSIDYKAIAREGMQRGVNILSDAVKVTLGPKGRNVMLEKTWGAPQVTKDGVTVAEKITLEDKLENMGAQMVKEVASKTNEIAGDGTTTATILAQVIFNEGVKLLAAGRNPMSIKRGIDIAVEAVVAELDSMAKPVKKSSEIAQVGTISANNDESIGAILAEAVEKVGDNGVITVEESQGLETVLDVVEGMQWDNGWLSPYFVTNQDKQEAIFEKPFILLSEGKISSIKPLVPILEAVAKAGRPLLIIAETVENDALAGLTINAMRGALKVCAVKAPGFGERRKDMVRDIAAMTGASVISEDAGVTLESIKPEDFGTAKKVVIGKKNTLIVGGAGDKKAIKGRCDEISSLVRSSTSDYDREKLQERLAKLVGGVAVIKVGAPTEIEMKERKDRVEDALNATRAAVDEGIVPGGGTALIRAGKVLAKLKVEDDTEMAGIRIIARAVEEPLKQIANNCGLEGSVVVEKVKGLKGSMGFNAATGEYVDLVKEGVIDPKKVTRIALQNAASVSGMLLTTECAISEAPKDKK, from the coding sequence ATGGCAGCAAAATCGATAGATTACAAAGCGATCGCCCGCGAGGGCATGCAGCGCGGCGTGAACATCCTCTCAGACGCCGTCAAGGTCACCCTCGGCCCCAAGGGCCGCAACGTCATGCTCGAGAAGACCTGGGGCGCTCCCCAGGTGACCAAGGACGGCGTGACCGTGGCCGAGAAGATTACCCTTGAGGACAAGCTCGAAAACATGGGCGCCCAGATGGTCAAGGAGGTCGCCTCCAAGACCAACGAGATCGCTGGCGACGGCACCACCACCGCCACCATCCTGGCCCAGGTCATCTTCAACGAGGGCGTCAAGCTGCTGGCCGCTGGCCGCAACCCCATGTCCATCAAGCGCGGCATCGACATCGCGGTCGAGGCCGTGGTGGCCGAGCTGGACTCCATGGCCAAGCCGGTCAAGAAAAGCTCCGAGATCGCCCAGGTGGGCACCATCTCCGCCAACAACGACGAGTCCATCGGCGCGATCCTGGCCGAGGCGGTCGAGAAGGTCGGCGACAACGGCGTCATCACCGTGGAGGAATCCCAGGGGTTGGAGACCGTGCTGGACGTGGTCGAGGGCATGCAGTGGGACAACGGCTGGCTCTCCCCTTATTTCGTCACCAACCAGGACAAGCAGGAGGCTATCTTCGAGAAGCCGTTCATCCTGCTCTCCGAGGGCAAGATTTCGAGCATCAAGCCGCTGGTGCCCATCCTTGAGGCCGTGGCCAAGGCTGGCCGTCCCCTGCTCATCATCGCCGAGACCGTGGAGAACGACGCCCTGGCCGGACTGACCATCAACGCCATGCGCGGCGCGCTCAAGGTCTGCGCTGTCAAGGCCCCCGGCTTTGGCGAGCGGCGCAAGGACATGGTCCGCGACATCGCCGCCATGACCGGCGCCAGCGTCATCTCCGAGGACGCGGGCGTGACCCTCGAATCCATCAAGCCCGAGGATTTCGGCACGGCCAAGAAGGTCGTGATCGGCAAGAAGAACACCCTGATCGTGGGCGGCGCTGGCGACAAGAAGGCCATCAAGGGCCGCTGCGACGAGATTTCCAGCCTGGTCCGGAGCTCCACCAGCGACTACGACCGCGAGAAGCTCCAGGAGCGTCTGGCCAAGCTGGTGGGCGGCGTGGCCGTGATCAAGGTGGGCGCGCCCACCGAGATCGAGATGAAGGAGCGCAAGGACCGCGTCGAGGACGCGCTCAACGCCACCCGCGCCGCTGTCGACGAGGGCATCGTGCCCGGCGGCGGCACTGCGCTGATCCGGGCCGGCAAGGTCCTGGCCAAGCTCAAGGTCGAGGACGACACCGAGATGGCCGGCATCCGCATCATCGCCCGCGCCGTTGAGGAGCCGCTCAAGCAGATCGCCAACAACTGCGGCCTCGAAGGCTCCGTGGTGGTGGAGAAGGTCAAGGGCCTCAAGGGCTCCATGGGCTTCAACGCGGCCACCGGCGAGTACGTGGACCTGGTCAAGGAGGGCGTCATTGATCCCAAGAAGGTCACCCGCATCGCCCTGCAGAACGCGGCCAGCGTCTCCGGCATGCTCCTGACCACCGAATGCGCCATCTCCGAGGCCCCCAAGGACAAGAAATAG
- a CDS encoding co-chaperone GroES → MSLKPLHDRVIVKRKEGETKTAGGLYIPDSAKEKPQAGTVVAAGPECETVKKGDSILFAKYAGSEFKMDGDDLVIMREDDILGVFA, encoded by the coding sequence ATGAGTTTGAAACCCCTGCACGACCGCGTCATTGTCAAGAGAAAGGAAGGAGAGACCAAGACCGCCGGGGGCCTCTACATCCCCGATTCCGCCAAGGAAAAGCCGCAGGCCGGCACTGTCGTGGCCGCCGGACCCGAGTGCGAGACCGTGAAGAAGGGTGACTCCATCCTCTTCGCCAAGTACGCTGGCAGCGAGTTCAAGATGGATGGAGACGACCTCGTCATCATGCGCGAGGACGACATCCTCGGCGTGTTCGCCTAA
- a CDS encoding YnbE family lipoprotein, with amino-acid sequence MKHGLAIIAAALLLTPYGCGSTHRVEVAPVEVKPIHITIDVNVKVDRELDDFFSDIDKQKEQTETPNAQ; translated from the coding sequence ATGAAACACGGACTCGCCATCATTGCCGCCGCCCTGCTGCTCACGCCGTACGGCTGCGGCTCGACCCACAGGGTGGAGGTAGCCCCGGTTGAGGTCAAGCCCATCCACATCACCATTGATGTCAACGTCAAGGTGGACAGGGAGCTCGACGACTTCTTCTCGGACATCGACAAGCAGAAAGAGCAGACGGAGACGCCCAATGCACAATAA
- a CDS encoding C40 family peptidase, with the protein MPRHAAPFTRSWPALRPAMLATILIAALILGGCATVSAPPPGAVPSATAPSHQQATGKAAAVVRTARSLVGAPYAWGGYSPATGFDCSGLVWYTYHQNGVSLPRMSWQQFGAGSPVAADQLHPGDLIFHQVETKGKSLHVGIVTDRGTFVHAPSSGKPVMESALFDTFWGKHFIGARRVLETEK; encoded by the coding sequence ATGCCAAGGCACGCCGCACCCTTCACACGCTCCTGGCCCGCGCTCCGGCCCGCCATGCTGGCCACGATCCTGATCGCCGCCCTGATCCTGGGCGGTTGCGCCACGGTCTCCGCCCCGCCGCCGGGCGCGGTTCCGTCAGCCACAGCACCCAGCCACCAGCAGGCCACAGGCAAGGCCGCGGCAGTGGTGCGCACGGCCCGCTCCCTGGTGGGCGCGCCCTATGCCTGGGGCGGCTACTCGCCGGCCACCGGGTTCGACTGCTCCGGGCTGGTCTGGTACACCTATCATCAAAACGGCGTCTCCCTGCCCCGCATGTCGTGGCAACAGTTCGGCGCGGGCAGCCCCGTGGCCGCCGACCAGCTGCACCCCGGCGACCTGATCTTCCATCAGGTGGAGACCAAGGGCAAATCCCTGCATGTGGGCATCGTCACCGACCGTGGCACCTTTGTCCACGCCCCCAGCTCCGGCAAGCCGGTCATGGAATCCGCCCTCTTCGACACCTTCTGGGGCAAGCACTTCATCGGCGCCCGCCGGGTGCTGGAAACCGAAAAATAA